The Virgibacillus dokdonensis genome includes a window with the following:
- a CDS encoding DNA/RNA non-specific endonuclease, with amino-acid sequence MKRDLQIKVNVEIKYDQNNKRPSEFIVEYEIGGKYEEVNIIN; translated from the coding sequence GTGAAGCGTGACTTACAAATAAAAGTTAATGTTGAAATCAAATACGACCAAAATAATAAAAGGCCATCAGAATTTATCGTGGAATATGAAATAGGTGGAAAATATGAGGAAGTAAATATAATAAACTAG
- a CDS encoding DUF4176 domain-containing protein, which yields MTERMQKQLTTLVLKKINQILETSQSGLDLDLKQNVREFFQLCLREEKVLYDLFLAVKKREPNIDVAWSHGIISCKQEEGYCTVMFINKQFTLHHDRLFQLLTNAIEIMREVLPLGTVVELDPTFFKPDKNKTSPSKVVITERFVSPKNYQSYFPYVGILYPVGEIKAGAKINFTAPLIKRIIHRGYQDEMEEAYVFLMKKEFIVEKGMNSIEFSNHDMAQLEQEMDLKQKVGDV from the coding sequence ATGACGGAACGGATGCAAAAACAATTAACCACGCTTGTTTTAAAGAAAATAAATCAGATATTGGAAACATCGCAATCCGGTTTGGATTTGGACCTAAAACAAAACGTTCGTGAATTTTTTCAATTATGTTTGCGCGAGGAGAAGGTGTTATACGATTTATTTTTAGCTGTTAAGAAAAGGGAGCCTAACATTGATGTAGCATGGAGCCATGGCATCATTTCATGTAAGCAAGAAGAAGGTTACTGCACAGTTATGTTTATAAATAAGCAGTTTACTTTGCATCATGATAGGTTATTTCAACTTTTAACAAATGCAATAGAAATAATGAGGGAAGTACTGCCACTTGGAACGGTTGTGGAGCTCGATCCTACTTTTTTTAAGCCGGATAAAAATAAGACATCTCCTTCTAAAGTAGTAATTACGGAGCGGTTTGTAAGTCCAAAAAATTACCAAAGTTATTTTCCCTATGTCGGAATATTGTATCCAGTTGGTGAGATCAAAGCGGGTGCGAAAATCAATTTTACCGCACCACTGATAAAAAGAATCATTCACCGTGGGTATCAGGATGAGATGGAAGAAGCGTATGTATTCTTAATGAAAAAAGAATTTATTGTTGAAAAAGGTATGAACTCGATTGAGTTTTCCAATCATGATATGGCTCAGTTAGAGCAGGAGATGGATTTGAAACAAAAAGTAGGTGATGTGTGA
- a CDS encoding helix-turn-helix domain-containing protein, translating to MYSFSERLTDVRVENGYGQKDIAEKLNITTSAYGYYEQGKNEPSIETIRTLAKLFDVSTDYLLGLIDQPKHPVNFTIEDDFSLTELELQIVKEMKEEEFLKQLSDNPTENVEKLVKFWRFINEEL from the coding sequence ATGTACAGCTTTAGTGAACGTTTAACAGATGTACGAGTAGAAAACGGATACGGTCAAAAAGATATCGCTGAAAAACTAAATATAACTACAAGTGCGTACGGCTATTACGAACAAGGAAAAAATGAGCCTTCCATTGAAACAATTAGAACACTAGCAAAGCTGTTTGACGTATCTACCGATTATTTATTGGGGTTAATTGATCAACCTAAACATCCCGTGAATTTTACTATAGAAGATGACTTCTCATTAACTGAATTGGAATTGCAAATCGTAAAAGAAATGAAAGAAGAAGAATTCCTAAAACAATTGAGCGATAATCCTACTGAAAACGTGGAAAAACTAGTGAAATTTTGGCGATTTATTAATGAGGAGTTGTAA
- the panC gene encoding pantoate--beta-alanine ligase — MRTIALKEEMYLWAKQVKAADHSIGFVPTMGFLHEGHLALVEEAKRNNDYVIMSIFVNPLQFGQGEDYTTYPRDEKRDKKLAEEAGVDILFMPSVDDMYKHKKSIKLMVTEKTDKLCGATRPGHFDGVVTVLTKLFHLTMPNRAYFGLKDVQQFAIVTALVEEFDFPVEIVPVDTVREPSGLAISSRNVKLTREEKEKAPALFNSLLLGKKLIIEGETDANVIIKTVRHYLDQQLGENVEVDYVEMLTFPYLEDISEVNGKVLIAVAVRFSTARLIDNIIVDC, encoded by the coding sequence GTGAGAACCATCGCATTAAAAGAAGAAATGTATTTGTGGGCAAAACAAGTAAAAGCAGCTGATCATTCCATTGGTTTTGTTCCGACTATGGGGTTTTTGCATGAGGGGCATTTAGCATTAGTGGAAGAAGCAAAACGAAATAATGATTACGTTATTATGAGTATTTTTGTTAATCCGCTGCAATTTGGACAAGGCGAGGACTATACTACATATCCTCGAGATGAAAAGCGGGATAAGAAACTAGCTGAAGAAGCTGGTGTTGATATATTATTTATGCCTAGTGTTGATGACATGTACAAGCATAAGAAGTCTATAAAATTGATGGTGACAGAAAAGACAGATAAGTTGTGTGGTGCAACACGTCCAGGACATTTTGATGGCGTGGTTACTGTACTAACAAAACTGTTTCATCTTACGATGCCTAACCGCGCTTATTTTGGATTAAAGGATGTGCAGCAGTTCGCAATTGTAACTGCTTTGGTCGAGGAATTCGATTTCCCTGTAGAAATTGTTCCAGTGGATACAGTGCGTGAACCTTCTGGACTAGCAATAAGCTCAAGGAATGTCAAGCTGACAAGAGAGGAGAAAGAAAAAGCGCCTGCTTTATTTAATAGTTTGCTATTAGGGAAAAAGCTAATTATCGAAGGAGAGACAGACGCAAACGTTATTATCAAAACAGTTCGTCATTATTTAGATCAGCAGTTAGGTGAAAATGTAGAAGTTGATTATGTGGAAATGCTGACTTTTCCTTATTTAGAAGACATCTCTGAAGTAAATGGAAAGGTGCTTATTGCGGTTGCGGTGCGATTTTCAACGGCAAGACTAATTGATAATATTATAGTTGACTGTTAG